A region from the Marinobacter sp. SS13-12 genome encodes:
- a CDS encoding phosphoribulokinase, with protein sequence MSKRHPIIAVTGSSGAGTTTTGEIFSRLFSSEGLRAAMVSGDSFHRYNREQMARLAAKGQFGERNHFALAANHIDKLEALFYDYGHTGSGQFRQYVHDEDRKLIEAGHKAGTFTPWGPLAPETDLLFYEGLHGGVVSEAYNIAQYVDLLVGVVPIVNLEWIQKIHRDTNKRGYSQDAVVETIINRMDDYVHDIVPQFTHTHVNFQRIPLVDTSNPFVVRDVPTEDESLIVIHFRDPTDVDFPYLLQMIAGSSLSRHDTLVIPGTKLSLAMDLIMRPLVSELMARKPFA encoded by the coding sequence ATGTCAAAGCGCCATCCGATTATCGCGGTTACCGGCTCCTCAGGTGCCGGAACCACCACCACGGGCGAGATCTTCAGCCGGCTGTTTTCCAGCGAAGGGCTTCGGGCCGCCATGGTCAGTGGCGACAGCTTTCACCGCTACAATCGTGAGCAAATGGCTCGTCTTGCCGCCAAGGGCCAGTTTGGTGAGCGCAACCATTTTGCACTGGCCGCAAACCATATCGACAAGCTGGAAGCTCTGTTCTACGACTATGGCCACACCGGCAGCGGCCAGTTCCGTCAGTACGTTCACGACGAAGACAGGAAGCTGATCGAGGCGGGCCACAAGGCGGGTACGTTCACACCGTGGGGGCCACTTGCACCGGAAACGGATTTACTCTTCTACGAGGGACTCCATGGCGGGGTGGTCAGCGAGGCCTATAACATTGCCCAATATGTGGACCTGCTGGTAGGCGTGGTGCCTATCGTCAATCTGGAGTGGATCCAGAAGATCCATCGCGACACCAACAAGCGCGGGTATTCACAGGATGCGGTGGTGGAAACCATCATCAACCGCATGGACGATTATGTGCATGATATTGTCCCACAATTTACCCACACCCATGTGAACTTCCAGCGCATCCCCCTGGTGGATACGTCCAACCCCTTTGTTGTCCGGGATGTTCCCACCGAAGATGAGAGCCTGATCGTTATTCATTTCCGTGACCCGACGGATGTGGACTTTCCCTATCTGCTGCAGATGATTGCCGGCAGCAGCCTGTCCCGTCACGACACGCTGGTCATTCCCGGGACCAAGCTGTCCCTGGCCATGGATCTGATCATGCGGCCGCTGGTGTCAGAGTTGATGGCCCGCAAACCCTTCGCGTGA
- a CDS encoding pirin family protein: MSLRAVKQTIPALETSDGAGVRIKRSIGQHQNIRLDPFLMLDEFGSDQPQDYIAGFPSHPHRGFETVTYMIEGHMLHEDHLGNRGNLKNGGVQWMTAGRGIVHSEMPQQESGQMRGFQLWLNLPAAEKMKPAGYRDIQPEDIPAITVDGGLVKLIAGTVTVDGQEHQGAVSGGSTRPLYADIHLAPGKEALLPVNPELDGMLYLYAGDASLVSDKGTQALQASAASVLSAGDSIRIGAGENGARLLLIAGKPIGEPVVQYGPFVMNSREEIEQTLRDYRDGRLTA; this comes from the coding sequence ATGTCCCTGCGAGCTGTAAAACAAACCATCCCTGCCCTGGAAACCTCTGACGGTGCCGGTGTGCGCATCAAGCGCTCCATCGGACAACATCAGAACATCCGTCTTGACCCCTTCCTGATGCTGGATGAATTCGGTTCCGACCAGCCCCAGGACTACATTGCCGGCTTCCCGTCCCACCCTCACCGAGGGTTTGAGACGGTTACCTACATGATCGAGGGCCACATGCTCCACGAAGATCATCTGGGCAACCGTGGCAATCTCAAAAACGGAGGCGTGCAGTGGATGACCGCCGGGCGCGGCATTGTGCACTCGGAAATGCCCCAGCAGGAATCCGGACAGATGCGCGGCTTCCAGCTGTGGCTCAATTTGCCGGCTGCAGAAAAGATGAAACCAGCGGGTTACCGAGATATCCAGCCTGAGGACATACCGGCCATTACCGTTGACGGCGGCCTGGTAAAACTGATTGCCGGCACGGTAACCGTTGACGGGCAAGAGCATCAGGGAGCTGTCAGCGGAGGCAGTACCCGCCCCCTGTATGCGGATATTCACCTGGCCCCGGGGAAAGAAGCTCTGCTGCCGGTCAACCCGGAGCTGGATGGCATGCTGTATCTCTACGCCGGTGACGCGTCACTGGTATCGGACAAGGGCACGCAGGCTCTACAGGCCTCGGCCGCCAGCGTCCTGTCGGCGGGTGACAGCATCCGGATCGGCGCCGGTGAGAACGGCGCGCGTCTGCTGCTGATCGCCGGAAAACCGATTGGCGAACCCGTGGTTCAGTACGGCCCGTTCGTTATGAACAGCCGGGAAGAGATTGAGCAGACGCTGCGGGATTATCGTGACGGACGCCTGACCGCCTGA
- the speD gene encoding adenosylmethionine decarboxylase, whose protein sequence is METKLQLHGFNNLTKSLSFNIYDICFAQTEEQTEAYIDYIDEMYNAERLTQILTDVVKIIGANVLNIARQDYEPHGASVTMLIAEHELSNGEPDNEESPGPLPDAIVAHLDKSHVTVHTYPESHPHDGVSTFRADIDVSTCGLISPLKVLNYLIHSFDSDVVTVDYRVRGFTRDVDGTKHYIDHDINSIQNYLTEDTQNAYQIIDVNVYQENMFHTKMMLKNFKLDNYVFGVNASDLDPQEAQSIEDRLRREMLEIFYSRNVE, encoded by the coding sequence ATGGAAACCAAACTACAGCTGCATGGTTTCAACAACCTGACCAAATCGTTGAGCTTCAACATCTACGACATCTGTTTTGCGCAGACCGAAGAGCAAACTGAAGCCTATATTGACTACATCGACGAGATGTACAATGCCGAGCGTCTGACCCAGATCCTCACGGATGTGGTCAAGATTATCGGGGCCAATGTGCTCAATATTGCACGCCAGGACTACGAGCCTCACGGCGCCTCGGTGACCATGCTGATTGCCGAGCACGAGCTCAGCAACGGCGAGCCGGATAACGAAGAGTCTCCAGGCCCGCTGCCGGATGCCATCGTGGCACACCTGGACAAGAGCCATGTGACGGTACATACCTATCCCGAGAGCCACCCCCACGACGGCGTGAGCACTTTCCGCGCCGACATCGACGTATCCACCTGCGGCCTGATTTCGCCGCTGAAGGTGCTGAACTACCTGATCCACAGCTTTGATTCCGACGTGGTCACCGTGGACTACCGTGTGCGGGGCTTTACCCGCGACGTGGACGGCACCAAGCACTATATTGATCACGACATCAACTCGATCCAGAACTACCTGACTGAAGACACCCAGAATGCCTACCAGATAATTGACGTCAACGTGTACCAGGAGAACATGTTCCACACCAAGATGATGCTCAAGAACTTCAAACTGGATAACTACGTGTTCGGAGTCAATGCCAGCGATCTGGACCCACAGGAAGCGCAGTCCATTGAAGACCGCCTGAGGCGGGAGATGCTGGAGATTTTCTACTCCCGCAACGTGGAATAG
- a CDS encoding OsmC family protein: protein MKATIDWTGDASFRATSGSGHAIQMDGPPDHGGKDLGPRPMEMMLMGLGGCSSFDVMSILQKSRQDVTACHAELEAERADAVPAVFTRIHLHFVVTGRKLKENLVKRAVSLSAEKYCSASIMLEKAGVEITHSHEIREAS from the coding sequence ATGAAAGCAACCATTGACTGGACCGGCGATGCCAGCTTCAGGGCAACCAGTGGCAGCGGCCACGCGATACAGATGGACGGGCCTCCTGACCATGGCGGTAAGGATCTGGGGCCAAGGCCGATGGAGATGATGCTGATGGGGCTGGGCGGTTGCTCCTCCTTTGACGTCATGAGCATCCTGCAGAAAAGCCGTCAGGATGTGACTGCCTGCCACGCCGAACTGGAAGCAGAACGCGCTGACGCGGTGCCAGCCGTGTTCACCCGCATTCATCTGCACTTTGTGGTCACCGGGCGCAAGCTGAAGGAAAACCTGGTGAAAAGAGCGGTCAGCCTTTCTGCGGAAAAGTACTGTTCCGCTTCCATCATGCTGGAAAAAGCCGGAGTGGAAATCACCCACAGCCACGAGATCCGCGAGGCGTCCTGA
- the crp gene encoding cAMP-activated global transcriptional regulator CRP, whose protein sequence is MATIVKPVEQKTKHLDYFLSQCHRRRYPAKSTIIYAGDKSDSLFYIVKGSVTVIIEDDDGREMIMAYLNAGDFFGEMGLFDNMDSRSAWVKAKTECEVAEISYTKFREIAQQDPRVLYFIGEQMASRLRQTTRKVGDLAFLDVTGRVARTLLDLCKEPDAMTHPDGMQIKITRQEIGRIVGCSREMVGRVLKTLEDQGLVRVKGKTMVVYGTR, encoded by the coding sequence ATGGCCACTATCGTCAAGCCGGTTGAGCAGAAAACCAAACACCTCGACTATTTTCTTTCGCAATGCCATCGCCGGCGTTACCCTGCCAAGAGCACCATCATCTATGCGGGGGATAAAAGCGATTCCCTGTTCTATATCGTCAAAGGGTCCGTTACCGTCATTATCGAGGATGACGATGGCCGCGAGATGATCATGGCTTACCTGAACGCCGGGGACTTCTTCGGTGAGATGGGGCTGTTCGACAACATGGACTCCCGCAGTGCCTGGGTAAAGGCCAAGACCGAGTGTGAAGTTGCCGAAATCAGTTACACCAAGTTCCGCGAAATCGCCCAGCAGGACCCCAGGGTGCTGTATTTCATTGGTGAGCAGATGGCCTCGCGCCTGCGCCAGACCACGCGCAAGGTGGGCGACCTGGCCTTCCTGGACGTGACCGGCCGTGTTGCCCGTACCCTGCTGGACCTGTGCAAGGAACCGGATGCCATGACCCACCCGGATGGCATGCAGATCAAGATCACCCGCCAGGAGATCGGCCGTATTGTGGGCTGTTCCCGCGAGATGGTTGGCCGAGTACTCAAAACTCTGGAAGACCAGGGCCTGGTCCGCGTCAAGGGCAAGACCATGGTGGTTTACGGAACCCGCTAG
- the modC gene encoding molybdenum ABC transporter ATP-binding protein, with product MNEPGILARVAIGFDRFRLDVDLQLPGNGVTALFGHSGCGKTTLLRCIAGLQECAGHLSVNGDVWQDGTSCLPVHQRPLAYVFQETSLFPHLSVNGNLNFGYRRTPAAQRRIHPQQVIDWLGLSHLLDRRPERLSGGERQRVAIARALLTSPRLLLMDEPLSALDQASKRDILPYLETLRDSLDIPIIYVSHSAAEVARLADNIVMMDQGRVVAEGGLQETLARPDQPFALEHDAAVIVPAIIRERDLQWHLCRAEFEGGSLWLRDDRQSETGTRVRLQILARDVSIALAANHDQSIQNLLPARVMDMAAEHRPGMTTVRLQAGKTSFLSRITSRSAHQLGLSPGMDVCLQIKSVAIVE from the coding sequence ATGAATGAGCCCGGAATCCTTGCCCGCGTCGCAATTGGTTTTGACCGTTTCCGGCTGGATGTCGACCTGCAACTGCCGGGCAACGGTGTGACTGCCCTGTTCGGCCATTCCGGCTGCGGCAAAACCACGCTGCTACGATGCATTGCCGGTCTGCAGGAATGCGCTGGCCACCTGTCCGTCAACGGAGATGTGTGGCAGGACGGCACCAGCTGCCTGCCAGTCCATCAACGCCCGCTGGCCTACGTATTTCAGGAAACCAGCCTGTTCCCCCATCTGTCGGTCAACGGCAATCTGAATTTTGGCTACCGCCGAACTCCGGCAGCACAGCGCCGGATTCATCCACAGCAGGTTATTGACTGGCTGGGGCTCTCGCATTTACTGGACCGACGGCCGGAACGGCTCTCCGGCGGCGAACGCCAGCGCGTGGCTATCGCCCGTGCCCTGCTGACCAGCCCCCGACTGTTGCTGATGGACGAACCCCTGTCGGCACTGGACCAGGCCAGCAAGCGGGACATCCTGCCCTACCTGGAAACCCTGCGGGACAGCCTGGACATCCCGATCATCTATGTATCCCACTCAGCCGCAGAGGTAGCCAGGCTTGCGGATAACATTGTGATGATGGATCAGGGCCGGGTGGTCGCCGAAGGTGGACTGCAAGAGACACTGGCCCGCCCTGACCAGCCATTTGCTCTTGAGCACGATGCCGCCGTGATCGTTCCTGCGATCATCCGGGAGCGGGACCTGCAGTGGCACCTCTGTCGCGCCGAATTCGAGGGGGGCAGCCTGTGGCTGCGGGATGACCGCCAGTCCGAAACCGGCACCCGGGTCAGACTGCAGATACTGGCGCGTGACGTGAGCATCGCCCTGGCCGCCAATCACGACCAGAGCATCCAGAACCTGCTTCCGGCCAGGGTGATGGATATGGCTGCGGAACATCGCCCCGGCATGACAACGGTGCGACTCCAGGCGGGCAAGACCTCGTTCCTGTCCCGGATCACCAGCCGCTCGGCGCATCAGCTGGGGCTCAGCCCCGGCATGGATGTCTGCCTGCAGATCAAGAGCGTGGCCATTGTTGAGTAA
- the modB gene encoding molybdate ABC transporter permease subunit produces the protein MSPEWQTVWLTLKLAGITTALLMVIGTPIAWWLARSNHWLRQPVAAIVALPLVLPPTVLGFYLLLLMGPEGIVGTLTKTLGLGTLPFTFAGLVIASVIYSLPFTVQPLQNVFSTVNERMLEVAATLRASPLDRFFSVVIPLARPGFLTAAVLTFAHTLGEFGVVLMIGGNIPGETRVLSVAIYDHVETLEYAKAHLLAGGMLVFSFLVLLTLYLINGRLNNGNLKS, from the coding sequence ATGAGCCCGGAATGGCAGACCGTCTGGCTGACCCTGAAACTTGCCGGCATCACCACCGCCCTGTTGATGGTTATCGGAACCCCCATTGCCTGGTGGCTCGCCCGCAGTAACCATTGGCTCCGGCAACCCGTCGCCGCGATTGTGGCGCTGCCACTGGTACTCCCACCTACCGTACTGGGTTTTTACCTGCTGTTACTGATGGGCCCGGAGGGCATAGTAGGCACGCTGACGAAGACCCTCGGGCTTGGCACCCTGCCCTTCACCTTTGCCGGGCTGGTGATTGCCTCTGTGATCTATTCCCTGCCCTTCACGGTGCAGCCATTGCAGAATGTGTTTTCCACCGTCAACGAACGGATGCTGGAGGTTGCAGCCACACTGCGGGCATCGCCGCTGGATCGGTTCTTCTCAGTGGTGATTCCTCTGGCCCGCCCCGGGTTCCTCACCGCAGCGGTGCTGACTTTCGCCCACACCCTGGGTGAATTCGGCGTGGTATTGATGATCGGCGGCAATATTCCCGGCGAAACCCGGGTGCTGTCTGTGGCTATCTACGACCATGTGGAAACCCTTGAATACGCCAAAGCCCACCTGCTGGCCGGGGGCATGCTGGTGTTTTCATTCCTCGTGTTGCTGACTCTCTACCTGATCAACGGGCGCCTGAATAACGGGAACCTGAAATCATGA
- the modA gene encoding molybdate ABC transporter substrate-binding protein, with product MTATIRLLLTLSLLMATGAALAGEVRLAVATNFHEASERLAAQFTEATGHSSRISYGSTGKLYAQIRHGAPFDVFLAADQERPHLMEQNGSAVPGTRFTYAVGKLVLWSPDPEAFTDPVAFLREGNFRRLAIANPKTAPYGLAARQTLENLGLRAALEGKLVRGESIAQTFQFVATGNASAGFVALAQLRDARGGGASWEVPDTYHDPIAQQAILLERGRDNEAARAWLEFLASREAQDIIRQYGYDIPQSAE from the coding sequence ATGACGGCCACCATCCGTTTATTGCTGACCCTGAGTCTGCTAATGGCAACCGGAGCTGCGCTGGCAGGAGAGGTCAGGCTGGCCGTTGCCACCAATTTTCACGAAGCTTCCGAGCGCCTTGCTGCGCAGTTTACAGAGGCAACAGGCCACAGCAGCCGAATCAGTTACGGCTCCACCGGTAAGCTTTACGCCCAGATTCGTCACGGTGCGCCGTTTGATGTATTTCTTGCCGCTGACCAGGAGCGACCACACCTGATGGAGCAGAACGGTTCCGCAGTACCCGGCACCCGTTTCACCTATGCAGTGGGTAAGCTGGTGCTCTGGAGCCCCGACCCGGAAGCGTTCACGGATCCAGTGGCGTTCCTGCGCGAGGGTAACTTTCGCCGCCTTGCTATCGCCAACCCCAAAACAGCACCCTACGGACTGGCTGCCCGGCAAACCCTGGAAAACCTCGGCCTCCGGGCAGCTCTGGAAGGCAAGCTGGTCAGGGGAGAATCCATTGCCCAGACCTTCCAGTTCGTGGCCACCGGCAATGCAAGCGCGGGATTTGTGGCACTGGCCCAGCTCCGTGACGCCCGGGGCGGCGGGGCCAGCTGGGAAGTGCCCGACACCTACCACGACCCCATCGCACAGCAGGCCATCCTGCTGGAGCGAGGCCGGGACAATGAGGCCGCCAGGGCATGGCTGGAGTTCCTCGCCAGCCGTGAAGCACAGGACATTATTCGCCAATACGGCTACGATATCCCGCAATCGGCCGAATAA